AAATTCTGCAAGGGCTGGCCAGCCTAAAGtagccagccatgatggagggaGCTCATACGGATAGGGAGCGACTTACTGGTACACATGCACCCGGACACCCACAGAGATGCACACTGAATAGAAAGCACTTAAGGGGAGCAATTATGTCGAAAGGCCAAACATGGTAAATACTGGATAAAAGACTGGCCCGCCTCTTTTCACCCATGAATACTCTGCTCCAAGGTGATCGATCAGTGAAGTCGTTATAAGTTGGCAACCTCCCTTTCTCCCTCCCTCATGAGACAAGAGCTAATAAAGAGcttaccaccaccatccacAAGGTTTTGAAACTGATGAACGGCTAGCAGCGCGCCTAAACTCGCCGAGAAGACAGCTAACCTACCTAACTGAACGTTGTGCCCTCTTAGCCGGGTGGGTATACGTCATGAAATCACCCGTCCATCAATAAAAGCTCCGCAGAACCGGACAAGCACATGCTTGTCAACGCACTGTTGACCCTATCTACAGTACCCTGCACCTTGGGTATCCTTATCAGAGGATGGAGGTAGAAGAAGTAGAAGTAGAAGTAGAAAACATCAGATTTGGCCATTTATACAGCCTGTTCCTTGCATGAGTTCAGACGCCTTGCCCACCTCAACTGGCCCCGTGTCTCTTTTGTGGTATTCATGGATAGATGGGTGATTGATTGATCCGTCAACACATATCTAGCAAAAACGATCGAAGCCGACGACAAAATTCGGAGCTGTCAAGGAGCTGTCTGGTTGCCTATTGGCCTAATGCTGTGTCATCACCTGGTAATGATGATGCTAGGTTGCTTGGCTCTCATGGCTGTCGACAAGGATTAGGAGGTTAACCAGGTAGGGCTCAATAGCACGCCAGCAACTATGTAAGGCCACACGTCAAGCCGCTGTAAGTCAGATCTAACTATCCGTAATATGCTCAAAGATCTCTCTCTAAGATTCCCAAGCAACTTAGATAACGAtttctcatcagccttcATCATTGATAATATTCCTAGACGGGATCtaccaccaagctcaagtccaatCATCCCATAAGGAGGACTAGCCTTCCTCGCTCATCCCCATGCCAAGTCTTAtaaccttgacgatgactgGGAAAAAACGGCAATCCGATAAGCTTCCATTTCTCAACGGGACACCACGCGGCTAAAGTGCCCCGTGGTTGACCTGCATTATCTAGAAACAGAAACCAGCCATACACAATTCAGATATGCCAGTGTCAAAAAGTAAAAGCGAAGGTAACTGACTACCTAACCTACCTGAGGTAATTAATTAGGTAAGGTAACTAGCTACGCAGTACCTTGCTGTCCAATACCCTACCAGCCTACAGACGGGTGTCTAGCACGCCACCGCGCTCATCATATCGTCTTCTGTAGCGGGAACTGATCTAACTGTAAGCTCCCACTGAGTCGATATCGAAGCTTTCGAGGTACCAAGAAAGCCATTTTGAGACCATTTTCGCTCCTCCCAAGCCTGTCTCTCCCGTCCGCCCGCCTTAGTAGGTACCGATGGTCAGGCAAGTAATaagttaggtaggtacctccctaaggtaaggtactcgTACGTCTCAAAATGCTCTTACTCCATGTCTAAGGTCGGTCGACATTTTATGTATGTACCGACGGGAATTTGATCCACTCGACTGCGACGGGATGCGATGACGAAGTAGGTACCCAATACTACCGTGCCTACCAGAAActagaaaaaaaaagacccACTGTGACTTCCATGGAACCCCGCCTCTTAGGTTGTTGTAGCCTCTAGGTAGACTACGTACCTTAAAACGATATCTACAGCATTATCAAATTATCCCACAACGTTTAAACAACATCCTGATAATTTATCTGAGTCGATTGCCTCGCCTGCCTACCTTGCCTTGTACCTTCGACACACTTACATCCTCTTTCACACGTGTCAAGGATCAATCAGAGCTGCAGGAAAACCACGCATCTCGTCCTTTCTTCGTCTCTCTCCTTGTTCCGTCATTTTTCATCTACCTCTCCCACATCGTCACAGCTCACCGCAAGCTTCAAAACCCGCACCACAAACGTCACCATGGGTAAAACACAACCAAACCTCTTCGCATTTCGCAACGTTGACGCTCTCGCCCCGGCGTTGCGTTCGTACGTTATCCAAAGCCAAGCTGCCGGTATCGCCCGGCACGGCGCTTTCAAAGTGGGTGTATCTGGTGGTTCGCTCCCCAAGACGCTCGCCCAGGCCCTCCTGGCCCCCTCTTCGGGCCCCAACGATGTCGTCGATTTCAAGCGCTGGGAAATTTTCTTTGCTGATGAGCGCGCTGTGCCCCTCGACCACGAAGACTCCAACTACGCcctcctcaagaaggaactTCTGGACAAGATCCCCGAGGACCAGAAGCCCACCGTGCACCCCATCGACACAGAACACTTGAACGACTTGCAAGAGCTTGCCGACCAGTACGAGAAAACACTCGTTGCCAGCTTCGCCAGCCGCGACTCGGTCCGTCTGCCTATCTtcgacctcctcctcctcggctgCGGTCCCGACGGACACACCTGCTCTCTTTTCCCTGGCCATGAACTGCTCCGTGAAGTCGACGCCTGGGTTGCCCCCATTGAAGACTCCCCCAAGCCTCCCCCCAAGCGCATCACCCTCACTCTTCCAGTCGTCAACCACTCCGTTCGTGTCGCGTTCGTCGCTACTGGCGGCGGCAAGAAAGAGATCATGAAGCAGATCTTCGATAACGACGGTGGTCTGCCTTGcactcttgtcaatgagGGCACTGGTGAGCGCTGCAGCTGGTTCGTCGACGAGCCTGCTGTCGAGGGCGTCAGCTTTCCGCGAAGGGCTTTCCTATGATACCATCACCCAAGCTAGCTTTAATAAAAAAGCACCTCTACCCAGTATTTGAGCTTTAGCCTGACTCACCATAGCATGCAAACGACGTCAACGTGCTGTCGCACTAGATGGAGTCTGGCATCGTGCGAAAATCTCAGAGGAGCTGGATGTTCAGCTTCCAATTCATCACTCCTTTTAACGCCCCTCACGATATTGGGAGGACTGAAAACACTATAAGACGCATCAAATCTCCGAGTCGGCAAGGATATAAACGGCAATGCTATATCGCAACCGGCCCTGATCGATGAACCCCTAAGTACCATTTATGACTGCTATATCCCGATGATGATACTCGTTTTTGCGTGGGCATCATTTAGAGGCGTTTGTTTGGAGGCCCGGGATTTTCCAGATTTTATGACAACGAAAATCACAtccaaaaaagaaagagaaaaaaaaaagatcaaATAAatccaaaaaaaaaaaaaaaaaaaaaaaaaaaaaaaaaataaagaaagaaagaaagaaagaaaattcAATACCATGGTTTCGAGCTAGAGAAGAAGGTGTTTTGAAAGAATTGTGGTTGATTTACCAATTTCCGTTTTAACTCGATATCCGGTCGATATATGCCAACACGCACAAGGAAGAGATAGAGAGCCTATTCTGCTGGTCATGTTCTCGTTTCGAGCCCAATTGACATAGCTAGAGCAGCTCAGTCCCAAACATGATTAAAAAATGAGTCTATATACAACATGAAGAAAGCGCATCATCTGATGTGATGTCGCTGATCTAGGTAATATGTCGTTCATCTGATGTCCAAACCCGCGCACGGAGCATTGCCAAGTTATGCAATGCCTTACACGGCTCTCCAGACTGCTCCGGCTCTTGGGGTATCTTCCATTTCATCGTCCCGGTTCATTCTCTCAATCCACTCATCTTCACGAGCAAACGCATCCCGCTCAATATCGTCCATGACAGCCAATTCAGTCAGCATGCCCTGAACAAGCTCCCTTGACCCTTCTACTATGCGATGCAGACTTGATTGATCCTTGgattctccttcttgatcatcaggGGCAAAATCTCCCAATTGATCGAGTTGTCGCTTTATGGTGTCCAATCGTCGTACCAAGCCAGCGCATTCGTCCTTCCATGCAGAATCAAGCTCGCCAATAAACAGCACGTCGTTCTCCTGGATGAGAGCTCCGCCTGCACGTCTCGCTTCTTCGATTTCGCACATGCCATCAACCCATCGTTCGAATCGCCTTACGACCCTAGCATAGCGACCGCCGGGTTCCTCCAGCGCCCATAGGCCAGCTAGGGCTGCATCTAGAATTTGTATGCGCTCTTCCAGACCACCGCCAATAGACCACTTACGGAGTGCCAGGATGTTctccctctcaacctctgccttctcttgGTCATCAATCTGTTTGCTCGCGCTAGCAAGCTCTGAAAATCGCTCCCCAAGTTTGCGCTGGGCACTAGCTCTCCAGGTAGCATCAACGGTCGGTGCATCTCGATGCAAAAGATGAAGTTGCAGAAGCTCGGTTTGTAACCGGCTTGTCTCAGCGGATGCAGCGACGTTGGCCGGAAGTTTGGACGGCGATGGCGGAGCGAGGAATGTTGATGTCAGTGGTTTGGGCGCAGAGGACTTGGCTGGCGAGTAGTGTTGTTGGAGAGTTGAGAAGGCCGGGCGAAGGCGTGGTGCGGCGCCCGGGAGCTTCTCGTTGGTCGAAGTAGTCGACGTCCGAGTAGGACGAGTGGTAGTTGTTGTGGTAGTAGTGCTGCTAGCTGAtgaaccagaagaaggaggtcTCAAGACTGGCGCATTTCTCAAGCCAGTAGCAGTGCTCTTTGCGCGTGTATGCGTAGGGGCAGGTGCCTTTCTAGTTGTTTGCGTTGGGCCATCTGCCGAGGTTGGTCTCACCGCTGGTCGAGGTCTTGTAGTCGTAGTTGAGGGGGGATATCGAGTTTCCCTCTTCGCAGGCTCGGATGTTACTGGCTTAGCAGGCTGTCGGACAGATGTCGCCCTGGAGAGTCCTGTGGTTGTCCCATTTCTCAATATTCTCACATTGCTAGATGTTGTCGCACTTCTAGTCAAGGGTTTTACAGGAAGGCGACTCGGTGAACCGTCTGGGGCGTTCGCATTAGCATTGGCAGTGGTTGTGGTGGAAGAAGCGGGTTTTCGAAGTGATCGTGAGCGCTGTAACGTGGACATAGTGATATCCGTCACAGTCTGTCGCACGACGGATTAAACGGGTTCGGGATTGATAGTAGCTATTAAGTGAATGTTTATTGTGATGAAGCTTGGGGAAATCAGGGTCGCTTGGGCTACCGATACGGTAAGAAAGTGGACCTGCCCGCCCTGAGGAGGCTTCCATCCGTTAGCCGGGGCACGGTGAGTGGACGGCAACCCTGGAACATGGAAGGACCCGGTGAGCctctacctacctaggtacaaGTAGTTAAGCTGTCTGGGCTGTTAAGGTACAGTGTATGTTGACTTGAACGCACGCGCCGACTTATCTGACAGAACTCCATCTGAACTCaaacctacctaccttaaggCTCAGGCGTGGATATCAAGGAATGCTGCTCTTGCATAAGAGCTTGTCTTAGTCGAGTTCTAGACTATCAGAGGCAGGGAGAATAGGGAAGCAGTCCACATAGTTGAATCTGTGCACGAGTCCTGCTGTGACCTCTCGTAACCATCAAATCAAGATTACACATTCATATCAGTCTTAAAAACTTATCGGGTTGGGTCTACGCCTGTATCTTCGGTGATTCATTACTTGTACGAAGTTATCTTTTCGTCATTGATAAGAGTCTAATCAAGCTGTCCCTTCTAGGTCAGCGCATTAACATTTGTAGTATCAGATTGCTTCAGTGAAGCAGCAAACATGAGTCCATTTTTACTTTCGATATCACCAGATCATGCCATCAAAAATGGACGATatgtcctcatcttcccCCTATTCCCTGAGCTCGTAAACATGCTGCTGCTAGCAAATGCGGTATTGTTTAGGTCGCGATGAACGACATTATCCCATACTGTCTATGTTTTCCTCTTGGCCTATCCTCACATGGCCTTTTCGTATATAATACATGCAATGCGTGACTCGGATCAAACCTGCGAGGAGAATCTATacataacaaagaaaagggcATGAATAAGTGCGGTTCATGTGGCGATGAGATAAAATGGTAAACGATGAAAGAATATTAAGAGACAATTCTGTGGCAACGCTCGTGGGGGTTCGATTATGATGTGAGTTGTGGGTGGCTGACCAGCCGGCGCAGGTCATTGCCACTGTTGTTAAGCTTCTTGACGCAGTGCTCGCATATCCGTAGATGACAAAAACTGCAAGTCCATCTATCTTCAACATCCGACTTGTCGCACGTTTGACAAGTCAATGGATAATATTTGTTAGTCCGGCGGTTCATCGTCTTATGGCCATGGTAGCAATTGAAATGGGACTTTTTTAGCGGCGGTGCGTTGAAGATAGTACCTTCCGGTATAGATGACTCGGACTGTCTGGGGAAGTAGGCCGCGCGCGGGTCGGGTTCCTGCAGTACCTTCATCTCAGGATAAAGGGTACCATCCCTGCCTCTGTAAAGGGGCCCCTGAGA
This region of Fusarium verticillioides 7600 chromosome 3, whole genome shotgun sequence genomic DNA includes:
- a CDS encoding 6-phosphogluconolactonase (At least one base has a quality score < 10) codes for the protein MGKTQPNLFAFRNVDALAPALRSYVIQSQAAGIARHGAFKVGVSGGSLPKTLAQALLAPSSGPNDVVDFKRWEIFFADERAVPLDHEDSNYALLKKELLDKIPEDQKPTVHPIDTEHLNDLQELADQYEKTLVASFASRDSVRLPIFDLLLLGCGPDGHTCSLFPGHELLREVDAWVAPIEDSPKPPPKRITLTLPVVNHSVRVAFVATGGGKKEIMKQIFDNDGGLPCTLVNEGTGERCSWFVDEPAVEGVSFPRRAFL